The DNA region GTCGCGGATCTGGGCGGCGGGCAGTTTCGGGGAAGCGTTGAAGTCGAAGCCCTCCAGGGTGACTTGCTGCTCGAACCGGGCTTTGCGCAGGCGCCGTTCGAGGGCGACGGACTCGCGGCGAGTGATCTCGTCCTGGCAAAGAACCTGCAGAAAGTCGAGGTGGCCAAGCTCGCCGCCCTGGGCCTGCGTGAGCCGGGCGTCGAGGGTTTCGAGCATGCCGGACAGCCGCAAGATCTTGAGCGAGTCGCGCAGGGCGGTGGTCATCACGCTCACCGGGCGGCCTCCTCAGCGTCACCGTTCCCCTGGTCGTCGCCGACGGTGCCGGAGATCTGGGTGGGGATGACGGCGTCGGCGAACAGACCCTCGGGGCCGTGCAGAAAGGCCGATGCGCCGGCGTCGCCGGTCTCGGGTTCCGGGTCGGTCTCGGTGCCGGCGACCAGGATGCCCTTGACGGTCCGATAGGACGGGTCGCCGACCGCGATCGCCTTCGCGCAGGCGGCCTCGAGCCTGGTGTCGCCGTACTTCTTGCGCAGGCCGAGCACCCCCTGGGCGGCCCGGAGCCGATAGAGGGCATTGACCTCCAGGAGCTGGTCGATCACCTGCCGGCAGGCGTCCCCGACCTGCGAGGCTTGGCCGCGGCACCAGATCGGCGTGCGCATCTGGAAGGCAATCTTCTCGGGCGGGTAGTCGTTCTTGTCGGTGCGTTTGCCCTGCTCAAGTGCGGCATGTGTCTTGACCAGTTCGCCCTCGTGGAAGACCTGCACCATAGTGGCGGTGGAGCGGACATCGACGCGACGGCCGATGAGTTTCCAGGGCACCGAGTAGAGGGTCCGGCCGACCTTGACGTGGATGTCCGGGCCGACCGTCGCCTTCGACCATCTGGCCAGCACGAACGGCGCCTCGGGCAGCGGCAGCAGGGCCGACGCCTCGATCGTCTCGAACACAGACAGCGGAGCGGCACCGCCCAACGGGCGACACTGCCGCTGACCTGCGACATTCCGGGACCAGAGCAGGGCCTCGGCCTGCATATGGTCCACCGAGGTGAACGTCCGCCCGCGCCAGTAGGAGTCGCGGACGTAGGGCATGGGCCGCTCCACCCTGGGCTTGTCCTTGGGCTTCAACGCCCGGGCCGGATCCACCAACGCCCCGTAGTAGGTGGCGAGTTCGGCATACGACCTGTTGATTTTCGGATCGTAGAGGTCCGGCTTGTCGACCCCCGTCTTGAGGTTGTCCGGCACCAGTCGGCGCGGCACCCCGCCGAAGAACCGGAACGCTTCCACGTGCGCTTGGGTCCAGGCGTGCTGATCCATGTGCGCCACCGGGCGTACGAACATGTGCCGCGAGGCGGGCAGCACCATCACGAACGCCCAAATCCGGTGCCGTTTCCCGGTGTTGGGATTGATCCACTGCCCCAGGAAGCCGTAGTCGATCTGTGCTTCCGAGCCCGGCTCGACGTTCTCCCGCAGCACGGTGACCTTGGACCGGGCCGCCTCGTCGGGCAGATTCTCGTGCACCCACCGGCGGAACGAGGTCAGCCCCGCCTGCAGCTTTCGCTCGTCGCGCAGCCGCTGATGGATCGTGGTCACCGTGCAGGTGTTCAACATCTCCACCACGTAGTCGCGGTGTCGCTCGATCTCCGGCCAAGTCAGCTGATTCAGCCGCCTGTTGGCCTGATCGGGGAACCAGCTCTTGATCAGTTTCGCCCAGTCGGTCTCGCTCATCGGCGGTCCGCCCGGGGTGATCCCGGCCGCCTCGGCCGGCGCCAGATACTTCCTGATTGTCTTCCGGTCCAGCCCGAGCGACGCCGACAACTGCGTCTTCGAGCGGCCCGCGTACCAGTGGACGTAGATCTCCACGATGTCCGTCACGCTGAATGTTCTCCTTGCCATCCGGATCGCCCGTCGACCCTCCCGGTCCGCTGGTCAAGGGACACCAGCGACTCCGAGTAGGCCCGGACCCTCAACCCGGCACGGGCATGCCCCAGGGGATCTCCATCGATTCGCAAGAAGGATCTATCGGTCGAACAAACCACCCGACACGGGGAAAGATCATCAACCCGAGACCACGACGGACATCCCCACCCATGACGGGCGTCGCCCTGGGGAACCGGCGTCACCAGGGCGGGGAATTACGGCGACAGAATCAGCCAGAAAGCAGGGAATTGAGCCGTCGCCGACACGGATCAGCCGGAGTGATCACATCGACACCTACTCCTACACGGTTCATGGGGCAGGATGCCGCTTCGTCAGCGACAACGGCACTGAGGTCGATGTGGACTTCGCAGCCGACGGGAGCGAAGTCTTCGACCTCTGGCGGCTGCGCTGGTATGGGCTGAGCCTGCCAGAGCCTCTTGACGTCACGGATCAGGGCCTGCGATCCGCAGTGCGGTCCCTGCAACCGCTTCTGGACGAGGTGCGGCCGGGGTGGTTCAGCGTAGCCAACTGATCGCTCAAGACGAGGTTCGCAGGCGGCGCAGGCATCGAGGCTGCAGGCCAGTTCGAGCAGGCCCTGATGGAGATCGGCTCGTAGCGGGTGCGGAGCCGTTTGACCTGGTGCAAGCCAGGCGAAGGTCCACTCGGCCACCCAGCACACCTTGCCCAGCCCGGAACCGTGGGCGGCGCCGCGGCGGGCAATCACGGGTTTGATGTCGCGCTTCCACAGCAGGCGGCGGTACTTGTCGAAGTCGTAGCCCCGGTCGGCGAACAGACGCCGGGGTTTGCGGCTGGGACGGCCCCGCAGTGGGCGCGTCGAGCCGGGGCAGGAGCTGGGTGACGTCGTGCCGGTTACCACCGGTGAGTGTGATGGCGAGCGGGGTTCCGTGGCGGTCGACGATCAGACATCCGATGCGTCTAAAGGAGTCAAGCTGCGGTCGCGAGTACCGGTTCGGGCTGGGTGGGAAATGCGATGGCCTCATGAGCGGCGTACGACTGGACGAGCCGGACGATCAAGCGGCACCGCGCTCAGATCCGGAAGGCGGACGGGCTCCGGATGTGCGGCGAGGAGGATCAGGCACAGCTCGCGGAGTGGCTAGCCGCGGAGTTGTGCCCGGTGGAGCTGTCGCGGGATCGGCTGGCGGAGGGGGTGGCCCTGTGCCGCAGTGACCACATGGAGCCGATGACGACGCCGGGGCAGTTGGGGCGGCTGGCGGGTTCGGCGGTCAGCACGTTCGAGGATGGGTTTACCCAGGTTCCACCGGCTCGGCACGGCCCGACGTGTCGGTGGCGCACAGGTCTTCAGTGCGGCCACGGTCGATGCCACGGTGGATCAGATCCTGACGGTCCTGGACGGCTGGGGCTATCAGAGCGCACCTGGTCGGCTTCACCCCACGTCGGACAACACCACGGGGAGCACGCCCGGATGGGGCATGCTCCCACTCTGCCTGTTCGGCGCAGTGCCTATTTGGCGCAGAAGACAGTCGTCTCCATGGTCCAAGGACCGTTTGGCGGGATCGAGGATTGGGCGCCGAAGTCGGCGATGTTGGGTGCGTTTGTCGTGCGCGGTGCGATTTCCTGGAGGTGTGTGCCCGGCGTTGTCGTGACGCCGGCGAGGCCGGTGAGGCGCAGCCCGGACGGACAGGAGAGGGTCTTCTTCTGGCTCGCGGCGGTGGTGTTGGACTGGGTCTTGACCTGCTGGAAGTCGCCGAACACGTTCGACCGCGCGCAGAC from Streptomyces sp. NBC_00258 includes:
- a CDS encoding DUF6896 domain-containing protein, which encodes MSVTLNVLLAIRIARRPSRSAGQGTPATPSRPGPSTRHGHAPGDLHRFARRIYRSNKPPDTGKDHQPETTTDIPTHDGRRPGEPASPGRGITATESARKQGIEPSPTRISRSDHIDTYSYTVHGAGCRFVSDNGTEVDVDFAADGSEVFDLWRLRWYGLSLPEPLDVTDQGLRSAVRSLQPLLDEVRPGWFSVAN
- the istA gene encoding IS21 family transposase, which codes for MTDIVEIYVHWYAGRSKTQLSASLGLDRKTIRKYLAPAEAAGITPGGPPMSETDWAKLIKSWFPDQANRRLNQLTWPEIERHRDYVVEMLNTCTVTTIHQRLRDERKLQAGLTSFRRWVHENLPDEAARSKVTVLRENVEPGSEAQIDYGFLGQWINPNTGKRHRIWAFVMVLPASRHMFVRPVAHMDQHAWTQAHVEAFRFFGGVPRRLVPDNLKTGVDKPDLYDPKINRSYAELATYYGALVDPARALKPKDKPRVERPMPYVRDSYWRGRTFTSVDHMQAEALLWSRNVAGQRQCRPLGGAAPLSVFETIEASALLPLPEAPFVLARWSKATVGPDIHVKVGRTLYSVPWKLIGRRVDVRSTATMVQVFHEGELVKTHAALEQGKRTDKNDYPPEKIAFQMRTPIWCRGQASQVGDACRQVIDQLLEVNALYRLRAAQGVLGLRKKYGDTRLEAACAKAIAVGDPSYRTVKGILVAGTETDPEPETGDAGASAFLHGPEGLFADAVIPTQISGTVGDDQGNGDAEEAAR